One window from the genome of Periophthalmus magnuspinnatus isolate fPerMag1 chromosome 18, fPerMag1.2.pri, whole genome shotgun sequence encodes:
- the epoa gene encoding erythropoietin isoform X2, whose translation MDLPRLLALLLMVLELSRPSLPSPLKPICDLRVLNHFIKEARDAEAAMKVCREGCLLSESVTVPQTRVDFEVWENKNASEQALEVQSGLWLLQQALNLLRASVTNTQLHSYIDSCINNLLSLSGVLGTLNLQEYSPPTSTTGLEGTWIVSSPTELLQVHLNFLRGKVRLLLLSAQACQQHDVS comes from the exons GACTGCTCGCCTTGCTGCTGATGGTGTTGGAATTGTCCAGGCCCTCCCTACCGTCCCCACTGAAGCCCATCTGTGACCTTAGGGTCCTCAACCACTTCATCAAGGAGGCACGAGACGCTGAAGCTGCTATG AAAGTGTGTCGAGAAGGATGTCTTCTGTCCGAGTCTGTCACTGTTCCTCAAACCAGAGTTGACTTTGAAGTctgggaaaataaaaat gCATCAGAGCAGGCCCTGGAGGTGCAGTCGGGATTATGGTTGTTGCAGCAGGCCTTGAATCTACTGCGTGCATCTGTCACTAACACACAGTTGCACAGCTACATCGACTCTTGTATCAACAACCTGCTGAGCCTCAGCGGCGTGCTGGGGACCCTCAACCTGCAG gaATATAGTCCGCCTACAAGTACCACAGGACTTGAGGGAACATGGATAGTTTCATCACCAACAGAACTGCTACAAGTTCACTTGAACTTTTTGCGTGGCAAGGTGCGCCTGCTATTGCTCAGCGCACAGGCGTGTCAACAACATGATGTCAGCTGA
- the epoa gene encoding erythropoietin isoform X1 yields the protein MLDLWDLIGPSNSIRLLALLLMVLELSRPSLPSPLKPICDLRVLNHFIKEARDAEAAMKVCREGCLLSESVTVPQTRVDFEVWENKNASEQALEVQSGLWLLQQALNLLRASVTNTQLHSYIDSCINNLLSLSGVLGTLNLQEYSPPTSTTGLEGTWIVSSPTELLQVHLNFLRGKVRLLLLSAQACQQHDVS from the exons GACTGCTCGCCTTGCTGCTGATGGTGTTGGAATTGTCCAGGCCCTCCCTACCGTCCCCACTGAAGCCCATCTGTGACCTTAGGGTCCTCAACCACTTCATCAAGGAGGCACGAGACGCTGAAGCTGCTATG AAAGTGTGTCGAGAAGGATGTCTTCTGTCCGAGTCTGTCACTGTTCCTCAAACCAGAGTTGACTTTGAAGTctgggaaaataaaaat gCATCAGAGCAGGCCCTGGAGGTGCAGTCGGGATTATGGTTGTTGCAGCAGGCCTTGAATCTACTGCGTGCATCTGTCACTAACACACAGTTGCACAGCTACATCGACTCTTGTATCAACAACCTGCTGAGCCTCAGCGGCGTGCTGGGGACCCTCAACCTGCAG gaATATAGTCCGCCTACAAGTACCACAGGACTTGAGGGAACATGGATAGTTTCATCACCAACAGAACTGCTACAAGTTCACTTGAACTTTTTGCGTGGCAAGGTGCGCCTGCTATTGCTCAGCGCACAGGCGTGTCAACAACATGATGTCAGCTGA